In Brevibacillus brevis NBRC 100599, a single genomic region encodes these proteins:
- a CDS encoding L-lactate MFS transporter, producing MEQKVKNRWLIALAAVGIHISIGSVYAWSVFTKPITEQFGWDLPDVQFTFSIAILFLGLSAAFLGHYVEKHGPRKAGILASIFFGIGTVGAGLAIQLSSLPLLYLCYGVLGGIGLGVGYITPVSTLVKWFPDRRGLATGLAIMGFGFASMIASPIMNALIANVGIANTFYILGIIYFVVMLASAQYLAPPPKGWVPAGFSAEGTVGSKQIKKDLCQLTANEAIKTRRFYLLWLMLFINVTCGIAVISVASPMAQEMVGMSVGTAALMVGLNGLFNGGGRIGWASLSDFIGRPNTYTAFFAIQMVLFFLLPNLSNPILFMVAMFIIMTCYGGGFASIPAYIGDLFGTKQLGAIHGYILTAWAAAGLAGPIFAAWVRKTTESYTGTMSVFAGMFVVALVISLLVRLDIKKLKEEAIQREKSVELAS from the coding sequence TTGGAACAAAAAGTGAAAAACCGCTGGCTCATCGCGTTGGCTGCGGTAGGCATCCACATCTCGATTGGGTCGGTATACGCCTGGAGTGTATTCACCAAGCCAATTACCGAGCAGTTTGGCTGGGACTTGCCAGACGTTCAATTTACGTTCAGTATTGCGATCTTGTTTTTGGGACTGTCTGCTGCCTTTCTCGGTCATTATGTCGAAAAGCACGGCCCGCGTAAAGCTGGTATTCTCGCATCTATCTTTTTCGGAATAGGAACTGTCGGGGCTGGCTTGGCGATTCAATTGAGCAGCTTGCCTCTGCTGTACTTATGTTATGGAGTGCTGGGTGGTATCGGACTTGGTGTAGGCTATATTACGCCAGTATCGACCCTAGTCAAATGGTTTCCGGATCGCCGTGGTTTAGCAACGGGACTTGCCATTATGGGCTTCGGCTTTGCTTCCATGATTGCCAGTCCGATTATGAACGCTTTGATTGCCAATGTAGGAATCGCGAACACCTTTTATATTTTGGGCATTATTTATTTTGTTGTGATGTTGGCTTCGGCTCAATATTTAGCTCCACCTCCAAAAGGCTGGGTGCCGGCTGGATTTTCCGCTGAGGGAACAGTTGGCAGCAAGCAAATCAAAAAAGATTTGTGCCAATTGACTGCCAACGAAGCGATCAAGACACGCCGTTTTTACCTGCTATGGCTGATGCTGTTTATCAATGTGACATGTGGAATCGCTGTTATTTCGGTAGCATCGCCGATGGCGCAAGAAATGGTAGGGATGTCTGTCGGAACAGCAGCTCTGATGGTAGGGCTAAACGGTTTGTTCAACGGTGGGGGACGAATCGGCTGGGCGTCTCTGTCTGATTTCATTGGACGACCAAATACGTACACAGCTTTCTTTGCTATCCAAATGGTACTGTTCTTCCTGTTGCCGAATTTGTCCAATCCGATCCTGTTCATGGTTGCGATGTTCATCATTATGACCTGTTACGGCGGTGGCTTTGCATCCATTCCGGCTTACATTGGTGACTTGTTTGGGACGAAGCAATTGGGCGCGATTCACGGCTATATTCTGACAGCATGGGCTGCTGCCGGCTTGGCAGGACCGATCTTTGCAGCATGGGTTCGCAAGACGACAGAAAGCTATACAGGAACGATGAGTGTTTTCGCAGGAATGTTCGTTGTCGCTCTGGTGATCTCGCTATTAGTCCGTCTGGATATCAAAAAACTGAAGGAAGAAGCCATACAAAGAGAAAAGTCTGTTGAATTGGCTAGTTAA
- the mobA gene encoding molybdenum cofactor guanylyltransferase has translation MQQLRIGAVILAGGKSSRMGSPKQKLPWRDGTFLTELIKEVQAVGLSCFIVTNDFSGTQVTQKEQIDEQPVIITPDLVPSCGPVSGLVTAFRVSSEDALLVLSCDLPFMDRVQIAKLIEFARESNDWDVIVAQSEGRIHPLCAVYHRRTQRNWEQALLNGQRRVMRTLDELRVLPLPDEWLDPWAVFNVNTPEEYEQAKSEEKRRKTGHA, from the coding sequence ATGCAGCAGCTGCGTATCGGTGCGGTTATTTTAGCGGGCGGAAAGAGCAGCAGAATGGGCTCGCCAAAGCAAAAATTGCCGTGGAGGGACGGAACCTTTTTAACAGAACTGATAAAGGAAGTACAGGCGGTTGGCTTGTCTTGCTTCATTGTAACGAACGATTTTTCGGGCACTCAAGTGACACAAAAGGAACAAATTGATGAACAGCCCGTCATAATCACACCTGATCTGGTACCATCCTGCGGTCCTGTAAGTGGGCTGGTTACTGCTTTTCGCGTAAGTTCAGAGGATGCTTTGCTGGTGTTGTCCTGCGACCTGCCTTTTATGGATCGTGTACAAATAGCCAAACTTATCGAATTTGCCAGGGAGAGTAACGATTGGGATGTGATTGTCGCCCAATCAGAGGGACGAATCCACCCATTATGTGCAGTGTACCATCGGAGAACACAGAGAAATTGGGAGCAGGCGCTATTGAATGGACAGCGAAGAGTGATGCGGACTTTAGATGAACTGCGTGTGTTGCCCTTGCCTGATGAATGGTTGGACCCTTGGGCTGTATTTAATGTCAACACACCTGAAGAATACGAACAGGCAAAAAGTGAAGAAAAACGCAGAAAGACAGGACATGCTTGA
- a CDS encoding DUF2294 domain-containing protein produces MNKFEAEFSNLVRAFRKRHMGKGPSKISTTFCKNWAICEMEGNLSPVEKFIATSEDGKQTLRAARTEMVKEIYRKHQPVDMEAFLGAKLVDLFVDIDIERDFGMSIFVFDQDIEKKMKNEP; encoded by the coding sequence ATGAATAAGTTCGAAGCAGAATTCAGTAATTTGGTCAGGGCTTTCCGAAAGCGCCATATGGGAAAGGGACCGAGCAAGATCAGCACCACGTTCTGCAAGAACTGGGCGATCTGCGAGATGGAAGGCAACCTTTCTCCGGTGGAAAAGTTCATCGCCACTTCGGAAGACGGAAAGCAGACATTACGAGCTGCCCGAACCGAAATGGTCAAAGAGATCTATCGGAAACACCAGCCAGTTGACATGGAAGCGTTTCTTGGAGCAAAACTCGTTGATCTATTCGTCGATATTGACATTGAACGGGATTTTGGAATGTCGATCTTTGTTTTTGATCAAGACATCGAAAAGAAAATGAAAAACGAACCGTAA
- the fdhD gene encoding formate dehydrogenase accessory sulfurtransferase FdhD, which translates to MSELTITTRLPVLKISAEQHGWEDDDIVTEYPLTIFLNDEEFATIVCTPADLEEMVIGFLAAEGVIKGYSEIKQLTINETQGFAYVDLHKETILSQSFYSKRRITSCCGKSRQSFYFFSDARTAKPVESTTTVTPAQCMRLMKELQASSEIHRQTGGVHNAALCTPDEVLLQFSDIGRHNALDKIYGKCLRDNISTTDKILVFSGRISSEVLLKAAKIGAGIILSKSAPTDLALQLADELKLTAVGFIRNDKMNVYTQAERILLS; encoded by the coding sequence ATGTCTGAGCTAACCATCACTACTCGATTGCCCGTGTTGAAAATTTCTGCTGAACAACATGGCTGGGAAGACGACGACATCGTTACAGAGTACCCCCTCACTATTTTCCTCAATGATGAGGAATTCGCTACAATCGTATGCACCCCGGCCGACCTGGAAGAAATGGTCATCGGTTTTCTCGCAGCCGAAGGCGTCATCAAGGGCTACTCGGAAATCAAACAGCTTACGATTAATGAGACCCAAGGGTTTGCTTACGTTGATTTGCATAAAGAAACGATTTTGTCGCAGAGCTTTTACTCTAAACGCAGAATTACTTCCTGCTGCGGAAAAAGCAGACAATCCTTTTACTTTTTTAGCGATGCGCGCACAGCAAAGCCCGTAGAAAGCACAACAACTGTCACCCCTGCTCAATGCATGCGCCTGATGAAGGAATTGCAAGCGTCGTCTGAGATCCACCGCCAAACAGGTGGCGTACACAATGCAGCCCTTTGTACACCGGATGAAGTTTTGCTTCAGTTCTCCGATATCGGGCGTCACAATGCTCTCGACAAGATCTATGGGAAATGCTTGCGAGATAACATTTCCACGACGGACAAAATTCTTGTCTTTAGTGGACGCATCTCGTCTGAAGTGCTGCTCAAGGCTGCCAAGATTGGTGCTGGCATCATTTTGTCCAAGTCCGCTCCAACTGACCTCGCCCTTCAATTGGCAGATGAGCTGAAGCTCACCGCAGTAGGTTTTATCCGCAATGATAAAATGAACGTGTATACACAAGCAGAGAGAATCCTCCTATCTTAA
- a CDS encoding FdhF/YdeP family oxidoreductase: MGKTKHGGPIKLDTSWKPSLWASLMPMGLGKIKPHHIRDTMKVAYDNRDNLGYAYRILTQGVCDGCALGVSGLYDQTLTGPHLCTTRLNVLRLNTMPAMDAKWFEDVNALRKLSSEELRKLGRIPYPLSRKPGENKFTRISWDEALNRIARKIKNISPKQLAFFLTARGITNEVYYTAAKMARFLGTNNIDNASRICHSPSKTALKRSVGIGASSCNYQDWIGTDVLVFWGSVPGNNQPVSTKYMYAAKKAGTKIILINPYREPAMEKYWIPSVPDSALFGTKIADDFYQVNIGGDIAFMNGVMKIWFEMEEAKPGSAINHEFIKEHANGIEELRKHVMNESWDKIVESSGLSRERIKEFAELLANSKNGVFVWSMGLTQHKFGTDNISQVANLAVLRGFLGRKHTGLMPIRGHSGVQGSGEMGADPFSLPGGDFEEKSWNRIEKLWNFPIPKWQGDIVGISLENAVLPDGHERKTRLFYTSGGNFLETMPDPDFMQKCLESIEVRVHQDIIFNTSTLVDAKEEVIVLPAMTRYEQPGGGTSTSTERMVYFSAEVEGPRIEEARSEWEIYVDLAARVNPEKKHLMHFSSAADIRAEIALANPNYDGIQHLKNRGDVFQWGGAWLCEGGVCPTPDGRANLIPIEIPDLNKPEGHFYVTTRRGKQFNSMIYSKKDPFNNADRYDILINAEDAKELRIAEGENIVVYNKYGTFQGRAKFEDTRRGNIQVHWPEGNVLIPKGVYETYAGIPEYNTAVKVEKADTFHANKDLKYVEREVEDLEVNVG; the protein is encoded by the coding sequence ATGGGCAAGACCAAGCATGGCGGACCAATTAAGCTGGATACTTCGTGGAAGCCTTCCTTATGGGCTTCACTGATGCCGATGGGACTCGGAAAAATCAAGCCGCATCACATTCGCGATACGATGAAGGTGGCGTATGACAATCGCGATAATTTGGGTTATGCCTATCGCATTTTGACCCAAGGGGTATGTGATGGCTGCGCTCTCGGCGTATCCGGTCTCTACGATCAGACGTTGACTGGTCCGCATTTGTGCACCACGAGACTAAACGTACTGCGTCTCAATACCATGCCTGCCATGGATGCCAAATGGTTTGAAGATGTAAATGCACTACGTAAGCTGTCCAGCGAGGAATTGCGTAAGCTGGGAAGAATTCCGTATCCGCTTTCAAGAAAGCCTGGCGAAAACAAGTTCACTCGCATTAGTTGGGATGAAGCGTTAAACCGCATCGCGAGAAAAATCAAAAACATCAGTCCGAAACAACTGGCCTTTTTCTTGACCGCTCGCGGGATTACGAACGAGGTATACTACACGGCAGCTAAAATGGCTCGTTTCCTCGGAACCAACAACATCGACAATGCATCACGTATTTGCCACTCGCCGAGTAAGACAGCACTGAAGCGTTCGGTTGGGATTGGTGCATCGAGCTGTAACTATCAGGATTGGATTGGTACTGATGTGCTCGTATTCTGGGGCTCTGTACCAGGTAACAACCAGCCTGTATCGACGAAATACATGTATGCTGCGAAAAAAGCAGGAACGAAAATCATCCTGATCAACCCGTACAGAGAGCCAGCGATGGAGAAGTACTGGATTCCATCTGTACCAGATAGTGCTTTGTTCGGAACGAAAATTGCGGATGATTTCTATCAAGTGAATATTGGCGGCGACATCGCATTCATGAACGGCGTGATGAAGATTTGGTTCGAGATGGAGGAAGCCAAACCAGGTTCTGCGATCAATCATGAATTCATCAAGGAGCATGCGAACGGAATCGAGGAGCTGCGCAAGCATGTGATGAATGAATCGTGGGACAAGATCGTAGAATCCTCCGGTCTCAGCCGCGAGCGTATCAAGGAATTCGCAGAGTTGCTCGCTAACTCTAAAAATGGTGTATTCGTATGGAGTATGGGTCTGACCCAGCACAAATTCGGTACGGACAATATTTCTCAAGTAGCCAATCTGGCCGTCCTCCGTGGATTCTTGGGTCGCAAGCACACGGGTCTCATGCCGATTCGCGGACACTCCGGCGTACAAGGCTCTGGTGAAATGGGTGCCGATCCGTTCAGTCTGCCAGGTGGAGATTTTGAAGAGAAATCCTGGAACCGCATTGAAAAGCTCTGGAACTTCCCGATCCCGAAATGGCAAGGAGATATCGTCGGTATTTCTTTGGAAAATGCAGTGTTGCCAGATGGACATGAGCGCAAGACCAGATTGTTCTATACGAGTGGCGGCAACTTCCTGGAGACGATGCCAGATCCGGACTTCATGCAAAAATGCTTGGAGAGCATAGAAGTTCGTGTACATCAGGACATCATTTTCAATACATCTACGTTGGTGGATGCGAAGGAAGAAGTCATCGTACTGCCAGCAATGACTCGCTACGAGCAGCCGGGTGGTGGTACTTCGACAAGTACAGAGCGTATGGTTTACTTCAGTGCCGAAGTGGAAGGGCCACGAATTGAAGAAGCTCGTTCGGAATGGGAGATTTACGTTGATCTGGCGGCACGGGTAAATCCGGAGAAAAAGCATCTGATGCATTTCTCAAGCGCAGCTGATATTCGTGCAGAGATTGCTCTGGCGAATCCGAACTACGATGGTATCCAGCATCTGAAAAACCGTGGGGATGTTTTCCAATGGGGCGGTGCATGGTTGTGTGAAGGCGGCGTATGCCCAACACCGGATGGCCGAGCGAATCTGATTCCGATTGAGATTCCGGATTTGAACAAGCCAGAGGGACACTTCTATGTAACGACTCGTCGCGGTAAGCAGTTCAACTCGATGATTTATAGCAAGAAAGACCCGTTCAACAATGCGGACCGTTATGATATCCTGATCAATGCAGAGGATGCAAAAGAACTGCGCATTGCAGAAGGCGAAAATATCGTCGTTTACAATAAATATGGAACGTTCCAAGGACGTGCCAAATTCGAGGACAC